Proteins from a genomic interval of Actinoalloteichus hymeniacidonis:
- a CDS encoding LacI family DNA-binding transcriptional regulator: MADVARLAGVSSQTVSRVSNGHPGVVESTRRQVVAAMEELGYRPNSAARALKRGEFRTIGVILFTLSTTGNVRTLEAIAASAAQQGYAVTLLPVMLPTQDAVRGAFTRLDELAVDAIIIILEVHLLDAVTISLPRHVPIVVAASAADDLYNVVDTDQIGGTRTAVQHLLDLGHRTVWHLAGPDESFAARARAAAWRDTLVEHGRAVPAVVHGDWSAESGYRAGLELAAEPACTAIFAANDQMALGLLRALHEAGRAVPAEVSVVGFDDIPDAASFLPPLTTIHQDFTEVGRLLVEGVLQQMRAGSTESGRRLVPTRLVRRDSTAPPRRDH, translated from the coding sequence ATGGCCGACGTGGCTCGGTTGGCCGGGGTGTCGTCGCAGACGGTGTCCAGGGTGTCCAACGGGCATCCCGGCGTCGTCGAGTCGACACGGCGGCAGGTGGTGGCGGCGATGGAGGAACTCGGTTACCGGCCGAACAGCGCCGCGCGGGCGCTCAAGCGCGGGGAGTTCCGGACCATCGGGGTCATTCTGTTCACGCTGTCCACCACGGGGAACGTGCGGACCCTGGAGGCGATCGCCGCCTCGGCCGCTCAGCAGGGTTATGCGGTCACGTTGCTGCCCGTGATGCTGCCTACCCAGGATGCCGTGCGCGGCGCGTTCACCCGGCTCGACGAGCTCGCCGTGGACGCGATCATCATCATCCTGGAGGTCCATCTGTTGGATGCGGTCACGATCTCGTTGCCCCGCCACGTGCCGATCGTGGTCGCCGCCTCGGCCGCCGACGACCTGTACAACGTGGTGGACACCGATCAGATCGGTGGTACGCGGACCGCAGTGCAACACCTGCTCGATCTGGGTCACCGGACCGTCTGGCATCTGGCGGGGCCCGATGAGTCGTTCGCCGCGCGAGCACGGGCAGCGGCCTGGCGCGACACCCTCGTCGAGCACGGGCGGGCGGTGCCCGCCGTCGTGCACGGTGATTGGTCGGCGGAATCGGGTTATCGGGCGGGCCTGGAATTGGCTGCCGAGCCTGCGTGCACCGCGATCTTCGCTGCCAATGATCAGATGGCTCTGGGGTTGCTGCGCGCGTTGCACGAGGCGGGCCGGGCGGTGCCCGCGGAGGTCAGTGTCGTCGGATTCGACGACATCCCGGACGCGGCTTCCTTTCTCCCGCCGCTGACCACGATCCATCAGGATTTCACCGAGGTGGGGCGACTTCTGGTGGAGGGCGTGCTGCAACAGATGCGCGCGGGGAGCACCGAGTCGGGTCGACGTCTGGTGCCGACGCGGTTGGTGCGGCGAGACAGCACGGCGCCGCCCCGTCGCGACCACTGA
- a CDS encoding MrcB family domain-containing protein, whose protein sequence is MRSSFEEVLTLQQSWTSENTEEMHRRGMLIRNEIPKVIRHHRNSRPGTDGDTEALEVAGSDGAGRKTIIPWVRIFSPARSPSATRGWYLVYLFGASGKSLYLSLIQGTAKWGNGSLVSRPADELSRRAEWARGVLAAEITDSPLVKQISLDTTAQLGRGYELGNVVAFRYARGHLPADDVLLRDLNFMERLLEILHGALDSALSIPGEPAPEVSDATIASRNIARARVDGPRFRLSAAERIAIERRAVQLASAHLISQGFAVRDVGATHSYDLDVTRSDSRLFVEVKGTTTDGAEIVLTAAEVELHKKEYPHNALIVVTNIALDSTSVPPVAIGGTLYMIRPWEVSEAALRPISYRYSLDQHDRGRPS, encoded by the coding sequence ATGAGGAGTTCATTCGAGGAAGTGCTCACGCTTCAGCAAAGCTGGACCTCCGAGAACACTGAAGAGATGCACCGTCGAGGGATGTTAATTCGCAACGAGATACCGAAGGTAATTCGCCACCATCGGAACAGCCGACCAGGCACGGACGGCGACACCGAAGCGCTCGAAGTGGCTGGCAGTGACGGGGCCGGGCGCAAAACGATCATTCCCTGGGTTCGAATCTTCTCACCCGCTCGGTCGCCATCGGCAACCAGAGGTTGGTACCTGGTCTATCTGTTCGGCGCCTCCGGAAAGTCCTTATATTTATCCTTGATACAAGGAACAGCCAAATGGGGCAACGGCTCCCTCGTCAGCAGACCCGCCGATGAATTGTCCCGACGGGCAGAATGGGCGCGTGGGGTCCTCGCGGCCGAGATCACCGACAGTCCACTCGTGAAGCAGATCTCCCTCGACACCACCGCACAACTCGGCCGGGGCTACGAGCTGGGCAACGTAGTGGCTTTCCGCTACGCCCGAGGGCACCTACCCGCCGACGACGTGCTGCTTCGCGATCTCAACTTCATGGAACGGCTCCTGGAAATTCTCCATGGAGCGCTCGATTCCGCGCTGTCAATACCGGGAGAGCCTGCGCCCGAGGTGTCCGACGCAACGATCGCCTCGCGCAACATCGCACGCGCCAGAGTTGATGGGCCGAGATTTCGGCTCTCAGCGGCCGAACGGATCGCAATCGAGCGCCGAGCAGTGCAATTGGCCTCCGCCCACCTGATCTCTCAAGGATTCGCTGTTCGCGACGTCGGTGCCACCCATTCCTACGACCTCGACGTGACGCGGTCGGATTCCCGTCTCTTCGTCGAAGTGAAAGGGACGACCACCGATGGTGCAGAGATCGTACTCACAGCCGCCGAGGTGGAACTACATAAGAAGGAGTACCCACACAACGCCTTGATCGTCGTGACGAATATCGCGTTGGATTCAACGAGCGTGCCTCCGGTCGCCATCGGCGGCACGCTGTACATGATCCGGCCGTGGGAGGTCTCGGAAGCGGCACTACGCCCTATCTCCTACCGGTACTCGCTCGATCAGCACGATCGTGGCCGTCCGTCTTGA
- a CDS encoding helix-turn-helix transcriptional regulator — protein MDVEQPSRAGTLLRRWRQRRRLSQLDLALLADTSTRHLSCVETGRARPSRAMVLRLATALDIPLRERNTILLAAHHAPEYRESSLTDEAMAAVRAALDMMLESHEPYPAVVVDRHWNLVAGNRALTVLTDGIPPSLLSPRPNVFRLTLHPDGLARRLANASEVREYFLERLQRQVEATGDPELQELHEEVLRYPVPSTTDDDLAEAGQTSPIQVPLRVRTPHGVLSMFGTMATFGAPADVTLSELAIELFYPLDDRTAKALRSLAEVSR, from the coding sequence ATGGATGTGGAACAGCCGTCGCGGGCAGGAACGCTGCTACGCCGATGGCGACAGCGGCGCAGGCTCAGCCAACTCGACCTGGCCCTGCTCGCCGACACCTCGACCCGCCATCTGTCCTGTGTGGAGACCGGCCGGGCGCGCCCGAGCCGGGCCATGGTGCTGCGGTTGGCCACCGCCTTGGACATTCCGCTGCGAGAGCGCAACACCATCCTGCTCGCCGCCCACCACGCTCCGGAGTACCGAGAGAGCAGCCTCACCGACGAGGCCATGGCGGCGGTGCGTGCAGCCCTCGACATGATGTTGGAATCACACGAGCCCTACCCCGCCGTGGTGGTCGACCGGCATTGGAACCTGGTGGCGGGTAATCGGGCGCTGACGGTGTTGACCGACGGCATCCCGCCGTCGCTTCTCAGTCCCCGACCGAACGTGTTCCGGCTGACCCTGCACCCGGACGGTTTGGCGCGCAGGCTCGCCAATGCCTCCGAAGTACGGGAGTACTTCCTCGAGAGACTGCAGAGACAGGTCGAGGCCACTGGGGACCCCGAATTACAGGAGCTGCATGAAGAGGTCCTGCGCTACCCCGTGCCGTCGACCACCGACGATGACCTGGCAGAGGCCGGGCAGACCAGTCCGATTCAGGTCCCGTTACGCGTTCGCACTCCGCATGGCGTGCTGTCGATGTTCGGCACCATGGCCACCTTCGGCGCCCCTGCCGACGTGACACTCTCCGAGCTTGCGATCGAGCTGTTCTACCCCTTGGACGATCGCACCGCGAAGGCGCTGCGCAGTCTGGCGGAGGTGTCTCGGTAG
- a CDS encoding S1 family peptidase, giving the protein MRLHRVFSAAARAGIALLSVVAMTTVVPSASAETAADTVADGGAQTFIIDGGIATDAPWAARLYRGGSGSCSATVIAPEWILTAQHCVGAGAEITFRVGSLDAESGGTIVGVDEIIHHPSADISLVRIDQAVSVPFSPLGTVGAAEVGQTVQLYGWGATCTGNEGACQSRELKYADTRVDSLNARDWLGGIAVGVSRINGIAAGGDSGGPMFATSPIDGQYYQIGVASTSDRATVSFYTDITRYRDWISSIAGV; this is encoded by the coding sequence ATGCGGCTTCACCGGGTTTTCTCCGCAGCGGCGCGAGCTGGTATCGCGCTGCTGTCAGTGGTCGCGATGACCACAGTTGTTCCCAGCGCCTCGGCCGAGACCGCAGCCGACACCGTTGCAGACGGCGGTGCGCAGACCTTCATCATCGATGGCGGAATCGCCACCGACGCCCCCTGGGCGGCCCGGCTGTACCGGGGCGGATCGGGATCCTGCTCGGCTACCGTGATCGCACCCGAGTGGATTCTGACCGCCCAGCACTGTGTTGGTGCGGGTGCCGAGATCACCTTCCGAGTCGGCAGTCTCGACGCCGAGAGCGGCGGCACCATCGTCGGCGTCGACGAGATCATCCACCACCCCTCGGCGGACATCTCGCTGGTCCGAATCGACCAGGCGGTATCGGTTCCCTTCTCCCCGCTGGGAACGGTCGGCGCCGCCGAGGTCGGCCAGACCGTCCAGCTGTACGGCTGGGGTGCCACCTGCACCGGCAACGAGGGAGCCTGCCAGTCGCGTGAGCTCAAGTACGCCGACACCCGCGTCGACAGCCTCAACGCGCGGGACTGGCTGGGTGGCATCGCCGTCGGCGTGAGCCGGATCAACGGCATCGCCGCAGGCGGTGACTCCGGCGGCCCGATGTTCGCCACCAGCCCGATCGACGGCCAGTACTACCAGATCGGCGTGGCCTCCACGAGTGACCGCGCCACGGTGTCCTTCTACACCGACATCACCCGCTACCGCGATTGGATCAGCTCGATCGCGGGAGTCTGA
- a CDS encoding SDR family NAD(P)-dependent oxidoreductase, giving the protein MSSATAVVTGAASGIGRALAETLAARGADLVLADVNAPALQEVADRLGARAVPTDVAVPAAVEELAEAAGDAELICLNAGIVGAYVGAPWEVSPADWDRVFAVNVGGVVNGLRAFVPRLLAAARPAHLLITGSLAGAATFPGGGAYGPSKHAVLAVAEHTALALADTPIGVSVICPALVSTGMSDAGVAASEVARQALTTIEDGTFAVLPAEWRQSVVAGATRLAAGQRPVAPTPTESSTD; this is encoded by the coding sequence GTGAGCAGTGCAACAGCGGTGGTGACCGGGGCGGCCAGCGGCATCGGGCGGGCTCTGGCGGAGACGCTGGCGGCGCGCGGGGCCGACCTCGTCTTGGCCGACGTGAACGCTCCTGCGTTGCAGGAGGTCGCGGACCGGCTGGGCGCGCGGGCGGTTCCGACCGATGTCGCGGTGCCCGCCGCCGTCGAGGAACTGGCCGAGGCTGCGGGAGACGCGGAGTTGATCTGTCTCAACGCGGGGATCGTCGGCGCGTACGTCGGTGCACCGTGGGAGGTGTCGCCTGCGGATTGGGATCGGGTGTTCGCGGTCAACGTCGGCGGTGTCGTCAACGGACTGCGCGCCTTCGTGCCCCGATTGCTGGCGGCGGCGCGACCGGCGCATCTGCTGATCACGGGCTCACTGGCAGGCGCGGCGACGTTCCCGGGCGGCGGCGCCTATGGGCCGTCCAAGCACGCGGTGTTGGCGGTCGCCGAGCACACCGCGCTGGCCCTGGCCGATACGCCGATCGGCGTCAGCGTGATCTGTCCGGCTCTGGTGTCCACCGGGATGTCCGACGCCGGGGTCGCCGCGTCCGAGGTGGCTCGCCAGGCGCTGACCACCATCGAGGATGGGACCTTCGCGGTGCTGCCGGCTGAATGGCGGCAGTCCGTGGTCGCAGGCGCCACCCGATTGGCGGCCGGACAACGACCGGTGGCCCCGACGCCCACAGAGTCGTCGACCGACTGA
- the htpG gene encoding molecular chaperone HtpG — translation MTTPVETLEFQSEARQLLQLVIHSIYSNKDTFLRELVSNASDALDKLKLETYRDKDLEADTSDLHIALEVDKENRTLTVRDNGIGMTRDEVVGLIGTIAKSGTAEFLRKLKESQDAAGSQDLIGQFGVGFYSSFMVADKVTLVTRHAGAAEGVRWESGGEGTYTIGPAEDAPQGTSVILHLKPADAEDRLYDYTSPAKLREVVTRYSDFITWPIRLAADPVEPADDAAEADAEPAKPETINSMKALWARPKDEVTPEEYSEFYKHVSHDWSDPLETIRLHAEGTFEYQALLFLPSRAPLDLFMRESKRGVQLYVKRVFIMDDCEDLVPEYLRFVKGVVDAQDLSLNVSREILQQDRQIQLIRKRLVKKVLSTIKDLKNKDAEKYATFWSEFGRALKEGLLSDFDNREAILDVCSFPSTHDAEQPTTLRQYVERMKDGQEHIYYLTGESRTSIENSPHLEAFRAKGYEVLALTDPIDEMWVDSIDGFDGTRFQSIAKGQVDLDSDEEKKTSESERAQREKDFATLLSRMSTTLESEVKEVRLSSRLTTSPACIVGDADDVTPTLEKMYRAMGQDIPKVKRILELNPTHPLVTRLRTAHDEESDDNDALAETAELLYGMALLAEGGELTDTARFTKLLAGRLEKAL, via the coding sequence GTGACCACGCCGGTCGAGACACTCGAGTTCCAGTCCGAGGCCCGCCAGCTGCTCCAGCTGGTGATCCATTCGATCTACTCGAACAAGGACACCTTCCTGCGGGAACTGGTATCCAACGCGTCCGATGCCCTGGACAAACTGAAACTGGAGACCTATCGCGACAAAGACCTCGAGGCCGACACCTCCGACCTGCACATCGCGCTCGAGGTCGACAAGGAGAACCGCACCCTGACAGTGCGCGACAACGGAATCGGCATGACCCGCGACGAGGTCGTCGGTCTGATCGGCACCATCGCCAAGTCGGGAACGGCGGAGTTCCTCCGCAAGCTCAAGGAGTCCCAGGACGCGGCGGGCTCCCAGGACCTCATCGGGCAGTTCGGAGTCGGCTTCTACTCCAGCTTCATGGTCGCGGACAAGGTCACCCTCGTGACCAGGCACGCCGGGGCGGCCGAAGGCGTTCGCTGGGAGTCCGGTGGTGAGGGGACCTACACCATCGGGCCCGCCGAGGACGCTCCGCAGGGCACCTCGGTAATCCTGCACCTCAAGCCCGCCGACGCCGAGGACCGCCTCTACGACTACACCTCGCCCGCCAAGCTGCGCGAGGTCGTCACCCGCTACTCCGACTTCATCACCTGGCCGATCCGGTTGGCCGCCGACCCCGTCGAGCCCGCCGACGATGCCGCCGAGGCCGACGCGGAACCCGCGAAGCCGGAGACCATCAACTCGATGAAGGCCTTGTGGGCACGTCCCAAGGACGAGGTCACGCCCGAGGAGTACAGCGAGTTCTACAAGCACGTCAGCCATGACTGGAGCGACCCGCTCGAGACGATCCGGCTGCACGCCGAGGGAACCTTCGAGTACCAGGCCTTGCTGTTCCTGCCCTCCCGGGCACCGCTGGACCTGTTCATGCGGGAGAGCAAGCGCGGCGTTCAGCTGTATGTGAAGCGCGTCTTCATCATGGACGACTGCGAGGACCTCGTCCCCGAGTACCTGCGGTTCGTCAAGGGTGTCGTCGACGCGCAGGACCTCTCGCTCAACGTGTCGCGGGAGATCCTGCAGCAGGACCGCCAGATCCAGCTGATCCGTAAGCGCCTGGTCAAGAAGGTGCTGTCGACGATCAAGGACCTCAAGAACAAGGACGCCGAGAAGTACGCGACCTTCTGGTCGGAGTTCGGGCGGGCACTCAAGGAAGGGCTGCTCTCCGACTTCGACAACCGCGAGGCCATCCTCGACGTCTGCTCGTTCCCCTCCACGCACGATGCCGAGCAGCCGACCACGCTGCGCCAGTACGTCGAGCGGATGAAGGACGGCCAGGAGCACATCTACTACCTGACCGGTGAATCCCGGACGAGCATCGAGAACTCCCCTCACCTGGAGGCGTTCCGCGCCAAGGGCTACGAGGTGCTGGCCCTGACCGACCCGATCGACGAGATGTGGGTCGACTCCATCGACGGCTTCGACGGCACTCGGTTCCAGTCGATCGCCAAGGGCCAGGTCGACCTCGACAGCGACGAGGAGAAGAAGACCTCCGAGTCGGAGCGTGCGCAGCGGGAGAAGGACTTCGCGACGCTGCTCTCCCGGATGTCGACGACCTTGGAGTCCGAGGTGAAGGAGGTCCGGCTCTCGTCCCGGCTGACCACCTCGCCCGCCTGCATCGTCGGCGATGCAGACGACGTCACGCCGACCCTGGAGAAGATGTACCGCGCCATGGGGCAGGACATCCCGAAGGTCAAGCGCATCCTGGAGCTGAACCCGACCCACCCGCTGGTCACGCGGCTGCGCACCGCACACGACGAGGAGTCGGACGACAACGACGCCCTCGCCGAGACCGCGGAGCTGCTCTACGGCATGGCGCTGCTCGCGGAAGGCGGCGAGCTGACCGATACGGCACGGTTCACCAAGCTGCTGGCGGGGCGGCTGGAGAAGGCGCTCTAA
- a CDS encoding YidB family protein — protein sequence MSAEAATEINAIDMGQLLLFLADHGFAAQVGSWVSAETPNQPLTGQQLLTVLDEQELQVVASEAGMSVLEYAEQLARELPEAANAVTPDGELPEDEEFRQHAVNFDKQ from the coding sequence GTGAGTGCAGAGGCCGCTACCGAGATCAACGCGATCGACATGGGACAGCTGCTGCTGTTCCTGGCCGACCACGGATTCGCCGCGCAGGTGGGGTCCTGGGTCAGCGCCGAGACTCCGAACCAGCCCCTTACCGGGCAACAGCTGCTGACCGTCCTGGACGAACAGGAACTACAGGTGGTGGCGAGCGAGGCAGGCATGAGCGTGCTTGAGTACGCCGAACAGCTCGCCCGAGAGCTGCCCGAGGCCGCCAATGCCGTGACTCCCGACGGTGAGCTGCCCGAGGACGAGGAGTTCCGGCAGCACGCGGTGAATTTCGACAAGCAGTAG
- a CDS encoding LysR family transcriptional regulator has product MLNMRDLQYFTVLADELSFSRAAERLGISQPTLSQTLQRLERSVGGRLIERTTRRSRLTPAGETLVEGARQLLADLVRLERTTQDAAAGRVGSIRVGSVNPAMRVLMPRILRAVRAETPEVEVTLHPSSSHTQLRLLVDGQLEAGILRGREAPAGLALEPLMNEPLYAAVPSQHPVARADVVELADLNGLDFVMAPRDRNPLFYDELIRLFSDARCSPRRILTADDMWAQLAMIAAGNGVAVLPFLFVDHSRDDVVFRPLGLDLDVPLAVVYAPGSPSAAVAAVLRAARAESAGLLDAEHRLDQPD; this is encoded by the coding sequence ATGCTGAACATGCGTGACCTGCAGTACTTCACCGTGCTGGCGGACGAGCTCAGCTTCAGTCGAGCGGCCGAGCGGCTCGGGATCTCGCAACCGACCTTGAGTCAGACGCTGCAGCGCTTGGAGAGATCGGTGGGCGGCAGGCTGATCGAGCGGACCACCCGTCGCAGTCGGCTCACCCCGGCGGGCGAGACTCTGGTGGAGGGGGCCCGGCAGCTCCTCGCCGACCTGGTGCGGTTGGAACGCACGACTCAGGATGCGGCGGCGGGGCGTGTCGGGTCGATTCGAGTCGGCTCGGTGAATCCGGCGATGCGGGTGTTGATGCCTCGGATCCTGCGGGCGGTGCGGGCCGAGACCCCCGAGGTGGAGGTCACCCTGCATCCGTCGAGTAGCCACACCCAACTTCGATTGCTGGTCGATGGGCAGCTCGAGGCGGGAATCCTGCGCGGGAGGGAGGCGCCTGCCGGGTTGGCCTTGGAACCGCTGATGAACGAACCGCTCTATGCGGCTGTGCCGAGCCAACACCCGGTCGCCCGGGCCGATGTCGTCGAGCTGGCGGACCTGAACGGACTGGACTTCGTCATGGCGCCCCGAGATCGGAATCCGTTGTTCTACGACGAGCTGATCAGGCTGTTCTCCGACGCCCGATGCTCGCCTCGGCGCATTCTGACCGCAGACGACATGTGGGCTCAGCTGGCGATGATCGCGGCGGGCAACGGGGTCGCCGTCCTTCCCTTCCTGTTCGTCGATCACAGCCGGGACGATGTCGTGTTCCGGCCGCTGGGACTGGATCTGGATGTGCCGTTGGCGGTGGTCTACGCGCCGGGCTCACCATCGGCTGCGGTCGCGGCGGTGCTCCGCGCCGCCCGTGCCGAGTCGGCCGGGCTGTTGGACGCGGAGCACCGTCTCGATCAGCCGGACTGA